The Neorhizobium sp. NCHU2750 genome contains the following window.
CCTCTCCGCCTGGATGGACGCGAAGGGCCACCGCACGCTGGACGATATTACCGGCCGCGCCGTGAAAAACGTCACCGACTGGCAGTATTTGAACCTCAACTACATCGCCAAGGCCCATATCGACCAGGATGCCTGCATCAAATGCGGCCGTTGCCACATCGCCTGCGAGGACACGTCCCACCAGGCGATCACCGCGATCGTTGACGGAAAACGGCATTTCGAGGTGAAGGAGGAAGACTGCGTCGGCTGCAATCTCTGCGTCAACGTCTGTCCGGTGGAAAACTGCATCACCATGGAAGCGCTGCCCGCAGGCTCGCTCGACAAGCGCACCGGCCGCACGGTCGACCCGACCTATGCCAACTGGACCACCCATCCGAACAACCCGATGGCAAGGCCTGCCGCGGAGTGATGGTCAGACAACCTTGGCGTCGGGGATGCGGTGAGAGCTCCCTGACGCGTCACAGGCCATAAAAGGCGAAGCCGATCCGGCCCTTTTTAAAAAACTTCAGTCGGTCGAGTCCGTCTCGGCCGACTGGCAATGCCTGAATGGCTTCGCCGATATGGCTCAGGATGCAACCTTTCGCTTCGGCAGCGTCCAGTTCTGACGAGGGAAATGGCAGGTATAGCCATTCGGATAGCGCTCCAGATAATCCTGGTGCTCCGGTTCGGCTTCCCAGAAATCGCCCGCCGGCGTGACTTCCGTCACCACTTTGCCCGGCCAGATGCCTGAAGCGTCGACATCGGCGATCGTTTCCTCCGCCACGGCCTTTTGCTCTTCGTTCGTATAGAAGATCGCCGAGCGATAGCTCGTGCCGAGATCGTTGCCCTGGCGATTGAGAGTGCTCGGGTCGTGAATCTGGAAGAAGAATTCGAGCAGGTCGCGGTAGCTGATCCGCGACGGATCGAAGATGATCTCGATGGCCTCGGCATGCCCGTCGTGATTGCGGTAGGTCGCATTGCGAACGTCGCCGCCGGTATAGCCGACACGCGTGGAAATCACGCCGGGATAGCGGCGGATCAGGTCCTGCATGCCCCAGAAACAACCCCCGGCCAAAACTGCGCGCTCTGTCGTCATGGAAATCGCTCCTTTTGTTTGTGTCAGGGCAGATATGGGAATGCGCTTCCCATTTTGCCAGAACCATCAATCATGGCGCCGAATTCCTATACAGCTTGGAGTTCCGGCGTCATGGCGACCGAACCACGAACGCCGTTGACCGCACACGCACGTGTAACGAAATGCTCACCGGCATCGGCACCCTGCAAAAGCGTGTCATTACGGCGGCAGCAACCTTCGGCGCCGCCCAGAACCTGTTTGAACCATTCGTGATGGAACCTCAACTACCCGTGAGCCGGGCATTTTTCGCGAAACTTTTCAGAATCCGGGATGTTCTTCTGACGTCTTCCAAGACGCAACGGACGGGGCGCCAAGCGCCTCTGCCGCAAAGATCATCCACAAGGAGAGATTTAATGAAAAAGATTATCGCACTCGCCGCCATGATTTCGGCTTCCACCTTTGCCGCCGGCGCCTACGCGCAGGATACCGGCATCACCGCCCCGGCGCCGTCCATGTCCGATGTGAACGTCGTGAACGTCTCCAACCCGCCGGCAACCGGCAATGGCAGCACGCCTCCGGCCGATGTCACCAGTCCCGCTCCGGAAGTGATCCAGACTGCCCAGGCGGAAGTTCAGTCCGACCCGGCCCTGATGCAGGTCCTGAGTGACCGAAGCATCGCCCTGCAGAACGTTGTTGCAGTTCGCACGGCCGGCGATGGCGGCAAGACCATCTACATCAAGTAAGACATTGCCCAGCGGCAAGGCCGAAGCCATCAATGGCCTCGGCCTTGCCGATTTTTTGTTATCCAAATTCGGTCCGCTCGCCGCCGATACCAGCAAGGCGACCCAACGGGGGCACCTGCCTGCCGATAGCGGGAACAGTCGTCTCAGCCGTCCTTCCGCTCCAGTTCGGGCGTCCATCCGCGCGTCAGTCCGCGGCTGATACATCCCTTCGCCAACACGAGCTGGCCGCGCAGGTGTTCGCAGTCGCGAAGCAGGGTCTCGATGGTCGCGCGTGTATCGCCATCGTGCCAGGCGAGAGCCTTGTCGACATCATTCAATAAGGTGGGGATTGGTTCCATGCGCATTTCAGTGCGTCCTTTCCTGAGGCCTTGAGGCGTCTCAATCGGACATTTTCATTGACCGGGGAGTTCGGCCGGTCGGCCGTCATTTCTCCCGTCGCCATCCGGGCGGCTGATCGAAAATATGGATGCCGTCGAGTCGGTGCAACTGATTTCGGCCACCCGGTCACCACTGCGACGGACCGATGCGACGCACGCATGGCGAGAGGCCCATGCCGGGCGATGTTGCGCATTCTTATTGCGACAGCAATGCACCGCCAAGTTTGAAGGGTGCCGATACCGCACTTCCCACACCGTTCAGCACCACGGCACCCGTGCCCGCAACAGGGTTGCTGAAGCCCTCTTTCAAACGAGGATAAACCGCCGCCAGTGCCGCGAACCGGTCATGGTTGGTGCCGTTCATGGATGGAAGCTTGGAGATGTCGACGATATCGAGGTTCTCCTTGACCGCCAGCTCCCTGGTCCGCGGATCGTCGATATCGAGCGAACCGGCCGTCGCTGCCGATCCCGCCAGCCGCTTGGAAAGCGCCAGCGCCAGATCGTCCTTCGACGCCAGGATGACGATCGGCTTTGGCAGCCGGTCGGTCACCGCAAGCTGTTTCTTCAACAGGTCGATATCGATATCGGGAGAGGCAAGAACCAGCTGGTCGACCGAACGCACCACCTTCCTCTCACCCATCAATGACAATTGCCGCATGGCTTCGACGGCAAGCCACGCCCCCATGCTATGGGCAAGAACCGTCGTCTTGACGCCGCCATCCGAAAGATCGGTCAGGACTGTCGCAAGGTCATCGCGCGCGAACGCCGCCGAATCCCGGTCGGCCACATAACCGGTCACCTCCGCCTGCGACGGCCAGTCGAACAGGATTGCCCGATCGGCAACCTTCGAATCCGCCGTCATCTGCGCCAGCCGGAACAACGCCTCCTGATAGGAGTAATTATAGCCATGGACGAATATCCCCGCACGGCCAAAGGCGGGCGATCGCGCCTTGCCGCGCGACAGGGCGACGAATTCCTCACGCGTGAGCGTGCGACGCCCGACAACGGTAAACGATGTCGCTGGATCGGGCTTTCCCCGCGGCCACTCGATATTCGGGGCGCGGTGTGTCGGAGGCACCGAAACAGTCACTTCCAGATAGCGCAGCGT
Protein-coding sequences here:
- a CDS encoding alpha/beta fold hydrolase, coding for MTAVRSIYPVLLLFALLSACARPGPSTLAVVTPIKGATEVSLLVATDRVPDAKIDGAFTAGRSDTLRYLEVTVSVPPTHRAPNIEWPRGKPDPATSFTVVGRRTLTREEFVALSRGKARSPAFGRAGIFVHGYNYSYQEALFRLAQMTADSKVADRAILFDWPSQAEVTGYVADRDSAAFARDDLATVLTDLSDGGVKTTVLAHSMGAWLAVEAMRQLSLMGERKVVRSVDQLVLASPDIDIDLLKKQLAVTDRLPKPIVILASKDDLALALSKRLAGSAATAGSLDIDDPRTRELAVKENLDIVDISKLPSMNGTNHDRFAALAAVYPRLKEGFSNPVAGTGAVVLNGVGSAVSAPFKLGGALLSQ
- the msrA gene encoding peptide-methionine (S)-S-oxide reductase MsrA; protein product: MTTERAVLAGGCFWGMQDLIRRYPGVISTRVGYTGGDVRNATYRNHDGHAEAIEIIFDPSRISYRDLLEFFFQIHDPSTLNRQGNDLGTSYRSAIFYTNEEQKAVAEETIADVDASGIWPGKVVTEVTPAGDFWEAEPEHQDYLERYPNGYTCHFPRQNWTLPKRKVAS